Genomic DNA from Equus asinus isolate D_3611 breed Donkey chromosome 10, EquAss-T2T_v2, whole genome shotgun sequence:
CCTCCCACTAGTCCTGCGCCCAGATCCTTCTTGGGGGCAGACTGACTTGGTGAGGCTGACCAAACTCAGAATGGGGACTTCCTTGGAGCTGGTCTTCTCTGGTTTTGTCAGCTAGGTGTGCAAGCCTGGGGTCCGTCCCCGGGCTGCTGGGAGCCAGGGTGAGGCGGGGAGCCCCATGCCCTGGTTGGCTGCATACAGCAGGGGTGAGGCCAGCTTTGCCCACCAGTGCTCTTAGGACCCTCCCTGGCTCTGCACCCGGACCCCCTAATCTGAGGGGAGTGGTGGCGCACCTTTCAACACCCCACCTTGTGACCCAGCCCCAGTGGAGGCACCTCCCAAGACGTTCCTCAGCCCTCCCCCGAAGGCCTGCTTCCCTGCTCCCCTCGTATTTATAAGGTGAAGCAACGGCTTAAGGACAGAGGGCTTTTCTATTTCACTCAATGCTCACTACGTGAAGGGCAGTTTCTGACTCAGTGTTTCCACCCCAGCAGGGCAGTCTCTTGGTCTACACCCCCTTCCCCATTAACACAGCCTCACAGCCCTGTGGAATGACACTCAGCCAACTCACAGTTTCTCTGTGGCACTGCTTTGGCAGGGTACGGGTCCTCCTTGGCCCTGGCTCAGAAGACCTGTCGGTTTATGGAAACTCGGATTGACCCCAGGAGGCTGAGGGTCCCCACTGACAGTCACCCGGGATGCTGGAGGTTGTCCCCGCCTCCCCTGGCCTTGAGTGGGCTAGTGCCTGTGATGGGGGTAGATGcctttgtggggaggagagaagaatatGCTCTAATTGGTTTGGCAAaacaatttctgaaaatttttttgctttatgtGGGAAATAGGTATAAATCTCATTTTATGCTGTATTTTATATCTTAGTTGTGTTTGAAACGTTTTGATTTTTGGaaacacatcaaaataaataatggcaTTTGTTGTATGCAGTGTGATCCTCTGGTGTTGTCCAGCCAGGGTGGGGCCCAGCCTGGGCTCCCCTCGGGATCTGCAGGGAGCCAGGCAGACTCTCTTGGCTTCACTGAGGACCACTTAGAAACCACATCCAGCCAGAATCCTTCCTGAGTGTGGGGGATGGGACCCTGACATCTGCAGGACAGACCTCCAGCCCTGCCTTTGGGGACAGCAAACGAGGAGTGGATGGAGAAGACCCTGGGACACCCTGACATTGAGAGGACGCGTGGCGGACAGCCTGAAGAGGAACACAAGGGGGAAATGGCTGAAGGATTCTCCAAAGGTTGTCAAGATGCCTTCTCTCCAGCAATCTTTTATTAACCCGACTGTTTAAACGATCTGAAGCTCCTCGGTTTGCAGTGATGACTCTTGAACTTCTTGGAGGAGCCCAACTGCTTCTGTGGCATGAACAGAGAATTCCGGTCAGTGGAGCCTTCCCGACCCAAGATGAAGGCGGTCTGAGTCCAGGGCCCCCAGTCTGCACAGACAGGTTTTAGCTGGAAGCTCCTGGGTCAGCTTTCTGCCCATGGCTCCTGCTACAGCTGCGGGCCTCCATGGTGACTCTGCAGAGCCCCTTAACAGCAGCACCTCCAATCCCCAACCTTACAACAAAGACCCTGACCTATTTTGGCCACGATCCTGCTTCTCTACCAAAGGGGACGAAATCTCCACTCCTGCCCTGATGGCGAGTGCTGTATGAAGTCGAGCCCCTTCAGGTTCCTGTGTTGCAAACGGGCAGTCGTCCTACAGACCAGCGGTCTTGAACCTGCTCTGTGCTGGTGCAAACCAGGAAGCAGTCCCCCGCCAGCCCCCATCAGAGCAGTCCCGGCTCCTGTCTTACTTGTGTATTGTCAACTTGGGATTTTATTTGcagaaaaggttttttaaaaaactttttctgaAGAAATTGAAAATCACTAGAGGCAGCTgctgctgtgctggcagccctgGAGGTACCGCTCACCTTCCGGCGCTTGAGGACCGGCTCCCGGTCCACTTCCatctcctctctgtcctccttcTCTCTTGGGTGCCTTGGGTTCTTATTCTCATCTGTCAAAAAGTCATCAGTGTTGTCCCCGTGCTCAGTCCCTCCCACGTTCTTTCTGGTGAACAGCTCGGCTGGAAGGAATAGAGGGATGGGCTGTTACAGGTTGAGTTCACGCCCGTGTAAGGGGCGAAGTGGGAGAGCGATCAGCCTGGGCCAGGGCTGGAGGACACAGCGGGAGGCAGGAGCAGGCCAGAGCCCTCTCGCTGCTGGTAGGAAATGGACTGGATGGCCAAAACCCAAACccatggaggaggaaggaggggggacACGTTCCCACTTACGTGGGTACAGGTCTGTCATGCTGTCGTCACTGTCACTTGGGGCTGCACCATCCTCATCACTGGACTCAGGTTCCCAGAAGGCTTCTCTGGGGCGAGGTTGGCCGTCACCGTCCACCtggccttccctcctcctcttcttgtgcaGGAGGCAGGCGGGCACGTACTCCACACCCTGCTCCTGGCACTCTGCATCTGGGAGACAGGCCAGCACATTGCCCAGTCCTCCCTAGTCCTCTGGGCCCCCACACCGCCCTACTGGGGACAATCAGTGGTGGCAGGTAAGTGCCATTGGCTCAGTTCCTGCCGGGAGGAGGGAGGCTAACACGGGTGCGGCCAAGGCGCAGGAAGATGCTGGAGGTTCTGTTGGGCCTCTGGCACCAGCCAGGCTCCGTGAAGCAGTGACTGGGAGGGCGCTGAGCGGGCAGACTCAAGTGCAGCTTGGCACGGAAGCCATATTGACTTGTCACCAGGAGACTGAAGTCCCCTCTCAGGCATGGTGGCCAGGACCTGACCCTGGGTGGTAGGGCTCAGTGGAAGTTGGAACCCAGCCTTGCTGACCCttggctgggggcagagggaccAGGATGAGGCTTCCATGGAAGGACCTCTCTGAAGCCACACTGTCTCCTCCAGCAGCACTGAGGACTCAGAGCCTGGTGGGGGTGCTCACTGACCCCTGGTGAGGAAGAGGGCAGCGTGGAGGGGCCAGGCTGCTAGAGCTTGCCCTCCTTCAG
This window encodes:
- the SURF2 gene encoding surfeit locus protein 2; translation: MSEPPADVCAFLREHPSLRLEPGARKVRCTLTGHELPCRLPELQVYTRGKKYQRLIRASPAFDYAAFEPHIVPSTKNPHQLFCKLTLRHINKSPEHVLRHTQGRRYQRALHKYAECQEQGVEYVPACLLHKKRRREGQVDGDGQPRPREAFWEPESSDEDGAAPSDSDDSMTDLYPPELFTRKNVGGTEHGDNTDDFLTDENKNPRHPREKEDREEMEVDREPVLKRRKKQLGSSKKFKSHHCKPRSFRSFKQSG